ATCCGAAATCGAAGATTCCAACGCCAAATCTTGATCAGCTTGCCCGTGAAGGGCTTATTTTTACCGATGGTCATTCCTCTTCGGGCATTTGCACACCATCCCGATATTCTCTACTAACTGGGCGTTACCATTGGCGGGACTTTCACGATATTGTTCATTCAATGGGGCCTTCGGTGTTTAAGGACGGGGTTTTAACAATGCCAGAAATGTTGCGCAAGCAGGGCTATACTACGGCTTGTATCGGAAAGTGGCACCTGGGATGGGATTGGGATGCAATTCGCAAACAAGGTAATGACCCGAAAAGTCTTGAGCACGATGCCTTTGATTGGTCCAAGGCAATACCAGATGGCCCTTTAGCTCATGGCTTTGACTATTACTTCGGCGATAGTGTGATTAATTTTCCTCCATACACATGGATTCAAGACGACAAGGTTTTGAAGGCACCAGACATGACATTGGACCCCAAAGAAATTACTGCAAAAACCAAAGAAGGCAGCTGGGAGGTGCGTTCCGGTCCTGCTGTTTCCGATTGGGACTTTTATCAGGTCCTGCCGACTATGGCAGAGCATGGTGTTTCTTATATAGAATCACGCAAAGATTCAGATAAGCCATTCTTCTTGTATTTTTCGTTTCCTTCACCGCACGCTCCAATTATTCCGAATGACGAGTTCGACGGAAAGTCCGAAGCCGGAGCCTATGGAGATTTCGTTTATCAGACGGATTACATATGCGGACAACTGATGGATGCATTAGAACGAGTAGGTTTGGCTGATAATACACTTGTTGTCTTTACCGCAGATAATGGCCCCGAGCACTATGCCTATATTCGGAATCGCGATTTTTCACATTGGTCATCAGCGCCGTTTCGTGGTCTGAAGCGCGATATATATGAGGGAGGGCATCATGTGCCGTTTATCATTCGTTGGCCCGATGTTATTGAAGCTAATCGTAAGACAAACGCTCTTGTTTCACAGATTGACCTTATGGCCACTTTTGCAGCGATTACTGATTATGATCTTCCACATGGCGCCGCAGTAGATTCACACAATTTGCTGCCTTTGCTGGAGAAGAGTGGCCGTTCAAGTCAGGTTCGAAAGTCACATGTTCACAATACGTATAAGAAGCGTTATGCGCTGCGTCATGGTGATTGGGTCCTCATTGACGGCACAAATGGCTATCACACTGGAGTCAGGGCTGATTGGGAAAAGTTGCATGATTATGAAGCAGACGACGACCAGCCAGTCGAACTCTACAATCTCAAAGAAGATATAGGCCAGAAAAGCAATTTAGCGAAATCGGAGCCTCAGCGTGTTGAGGAAATGCAAGACCTGTTACAGGAGATTCGCGAGAAAGGATACTCTGCTCCCAGGTTGATAGAGTCTGAATAATTTGAAAATATTGCCCAGGCTTCTGGCCATTTCATAAATCTTCTGTATATGAAGAGAGTGGCAGATAAAAATAAGCCTGAGTCTTCGCTAACGGAGATGCTATATAAAGTGGTCGGAGCGATGTTACCTGGGTGTGATCGGGCACTTGATTTAGCTGAGCTAGGCCAGAAGCGTCCTTTGAGCCTCAAAGAACGCTTCGTTCTTAAGTATAATTCACCGCTCTGTTTGCACTGTAATTGCAAACGTGATCAGTTTAACCGCGAACTAGTCAAACTCCACGATGCCAAAGAGAGACGAATGAGTAACCGGTGACTGTCATCATTAACACTCACGCTTTCGCCAGCGACGAAGTCCAGCTGCACCGAGGGCCAAGACGCCTAGACCTGTAGCAATTGATGCAGGTTCAGGGACTGGCGTAGCTGCATCTGCAACATCGTTCCAGGCCCACTCGTTGACTGTCAAAGTCGCTTCAGTGGATCCGGTAGTGTTCCATGATACATCTGCCCAACCATAGTGTGTATTTCCATCGCGAAGAAAACTGAAGCCAATCAGACCATTAGTTTTGGGGATGAACTCAAAATTGACAGCGCCTTGATTGGACGAGATTGTTGTAAAGCTTGGCGAAGGGTTACTGCCGAAAATGTAATTTGTTGGACCAACTTTACCGTTTGCTGATACGGGTGCCAGATCTTCATTTGTTTTGGTCCCTGTGTCAATGACCGCAAATTTCAATCGCCCCATTGACGTTTGAAAACCAGCATAGGCGCTGTAATCTCCTGAGTAGGTATCACTGAATGCCTGAGCAAAAACCCGGCCTTCATCGACGCCGTTGTTGTCGATATCCCACTGAATGGATTCACTATCGTTACCGGTTGCTGTCACCATGATTGGGGAGCCGGATATAATGTGAACAACGCCGCTAGCAGAGGAAGCAGCCAGCAGTGAGCTGATAGTTACAGGAGCTGTAGCTTTAAGGGGGCTTGAGGTCTTCATGATTGTTCGTTCTGAGTCCGCATCGTACGAGTCGGCATGACTCTGTTTGCGTTTATGATAACATGAAATCATTAGGGATTTATGAAGAGAGCCTCACTTTTCCCAAAAAGAAAAACCCCGCGACCTAAGCCGCGGGGTTTGATGTAAAGAATTGTCTGAATCGATGCTCTTACGCCTCGGAAGATGCTGGAGCTTCGTTACGGTCGCCGCCATTGTCATCTTTACGAGGGCCACGATCATCACGGCGTCCACCACGGTCATCACGACGTCCGCCGCGTCCGCCACGATCACCGCCACGTCCGCGTCCACCGCGTCCGCCACGATCACCACCACGACCGCCACCTTCTGGGCGTTGACGTGGTTCGTATGGACGACCTTCGGCTTCTGCCAGGGCAGCACGGCGTGACAAACGGACTTTACCGCGATCATCAACACCGACACACTTGACGAGAATTTCGTCTCCTAGCTTGCAAACGTCTTCGACTTTTTCGACACGGAAGTCAGCCAGTTCGGAAATATGAACAAGGCCTTCCTGGCCTGGGAGACATTCGACGAATGCACCGAAATCTTTGATTGAACGAACGATTCCCTTGTAGGTCTTGTTCACTTCAATTTCTGCAGTGACGAGTTCGATTTCCTCGATTGCACGGCGCATCGCTTCACCACCAGCAGCGTAGATGAGGATCTTACCGGAGTTATCCTCATTGATGTCGATTTGTGCGCCAGTGATTTCCTGAACGCGACGGATGTTTTTACCACCAGGTCCAATAAGTGCACCGATCTTTTCCGGATCGATTTGAACTTGCTCGATACGTGGAGCAAACTCCTTGAGCTCAGTGTTGTGCTCCGGCATGGTGCCAGTCATCACGTCGAGGATCTGATTACGTGCATCGCGGTTGCGCAAAATGGCGGCTTTTGCGATTTCAAACGGTAAACCTTGAATCTTAAGGTCCAGCTGGAAACCAGTGATACCACTGCGTGTGCCACAGATTTTGAAGTCCATGTCGCCAAAGTGGTCTTCTGCACCAAGGATATCAGTGAGTAAAACATGGTTGCCAATCACACCACTATCGTCGGTTTCAGTGACGAGACCGACAGAGATACCAGCTACAGGATCGCTGATTGGTACACCTGCATCCATAAGAGCAAGCGTTCCACCACAAACGGATGCCATCGAGGTTGATCCGTTTGATTCCATGATTTCCGACACAAGGCGAATGGAGTAGGGGAAATCGTCTTCTGCTGGAAGTACAGGCAGAAGTGAACGTTCAGCAAGAGCACCATGACCGATTTCACGACGGCCTGGAGTGCCAAAGCGACCACATTCACCAACTGAGTATGGAGGGAAGTTGTAATGCAGAATGAATGACTTCTGCTTGGTTCCGCCAGTTAAGCCATCCAGTTCCTGGGTATCTTTACCAGTGCCGAGGGTAGCAATTACCACGGTCTGGGTTTCGCCGCGTTGGAATAATGCAGAACCGTGAACGCGCTTGAGCATATCGGTTTTGCAGAACAGCGGACGAATGTCTTCCGGGCTACGACCATCAACACGCTTGTTGCTCTTGAGGATGTTCTCGCGATAGACTTCTTCCTGCAGAATTTCGAAGGCCATATTGATCTGGGCATTATCGAAAGCTTCTTCTCCAACTTTCTCTTTTACCTGTTCAGCAGCGGCTTCTTTGACAGCACTAACAGCTGCGTCGCGATCTGAGCGTTTGTCCTGGAAAACTGCTGCACCGAGCTTTTCTGCGGAAGATTCGCGGCACATGGCCAGAATGTCGTCCTGAACCTTGTGAAGTTCGAATTCCTTCTTCTCTTTACCGATCTTGGCAGCAAGTTCACGCTGACCTGCGATAATGCTCTGGATTGCATTATGGGCAAATTCAAGGGCTTCGATGAAACGTTCGTCCGAAATCTGGTCGGCCGAACCTTCGATCATCATCATTTCCTTTTCGTTACCAACGTAAACAAGATCGAGCGTGGACTCGAAGCTTTCCTGATTGGTCGGGTTGATGATGAACTGGCCGTCGATTTCTCCAACACGGACGCAGCCGATTGGGCCATTCCATGGGATGTCCGAGCAAAGCAGCGCAGCGGATGCACCATTAACCATGAGGATGTCCGGCTCGTTAGTCAAATCAGTCGACATAAGCAAACCGATGACTTGAACTT
The Rubellicoccus peritrichatus DNA segment above includes these coding regions:
- a CDS encoding arylsulfatase is translated as MKKTFCALVFALCIVHTSFGKLPNIIILYADDMGYGDLAIENPKSKIPTPNLDQLAREGLIFTDGHSSSGICTPSRYSLLTGRYHWRDFHDIVHSMGPSVFKDGVLTMPEMLRKQGYTTACIGKWHLGWDWDAIRKQGNDPKSLEHDAFDWSKAIPDGPLAHGFDYYFGDSVINFPPYTWIQDDKVLKAPDMTLDPKEITAKTKEGSWEVRSGPAVSDWDFYQVLPTMAEHGVSYIESRKDSDKPFFLYFSFPSPHAPIIPNDEFDGKSEAGAYGDFVYQTDYICGQLMDALERVGLADNTLVVFTADNGPEHYAYIRNRDFSHWSSAPFRGLKRDIYEGGHHVPFIIRWPDVIEANRKTNALVSQIDLMATFAAITDYDLPHGAAVDSHNLLPLLEKSGRSSQVRKSHVHNTYKKRYALRHGDWVLIDGTNGYHTGVRADWEKLHDYEADDDQPVELYNLKEDIGQKSNLAKSEPQRVEEMQDLLQEIREKGYSAPRLIESE
- a CDS encoding PEP-CTERM sorting domain-containing protein, translating into MKTSSPLKATAPVTISSLLAASSASGVVHIISGSPIMVTATGNDSESIQWDIDNNGVDEGRVFAQAFSDTYSGDYSAYAGFQTSMGRLKFAVIDTGTKTNEDLAPVSANGKVGPTNYIFGSNPSPSFTTISSNQGAVNFEFIPKTNGLIGFSFLRDGNTHYGWADVSWNTTGSTEATLTVNEWAWNDVADAATPVPEPASIATGLGVLALGAAGLRRWRKREC
- a CDS encoding polyribonucleotide nucleotidyltransferase codes for the protein MEQEHTITIEELGITISTGSIAKQANGSVTISKGETEVFIAATAATGLRSPDQDFFPLTVDYREKFAAAGRFPGGYFKREGRPSEKEILTSRLCDRPLRPLFPKGFLNEVQVIGLLMSTDLTNEPDILMVNGASAALLCSDIPWNGPIGCVRVGEIDGQFIINPTNQESFESTLDLVYVGNEKEMMMIEGSADQISDERFIEALEFAHNAIQSIIAGQRELAAKIGKEKKEFELHKVQDDILAMCRESSAEKLGAAVFQDKRSDRDAAVSAVKEAAAEQVKEKVGEEAFDNAQINMAFEILQEEVYRENILKSNKRVDGRSPEDIRPLFCKTDMLKRVHGSALFQRGETQTVVIATLGTGKDTQELDGLTGGTKQKSFILHYNFPPYSVGECGRFGTPGRREIGHGALAERSLLPVLPAEDDFPYSIRLVSEIMESNGSTSMASVCGGTLALMDAGVPISDPVAGISVGLVTETDDSGVIGNHVLLTDILGAEDHFGDMDFKICGTRSGITGFQLDLKIQGLPFEIAKAAILRNRDARNQILDVMTGTMPEHNTELKEFAPRIEQVQIDPEKIGALIGPGGKNIRRVQEITGAQIDINEDNSGKILIYAAGGEAMRRAIEEIELVTAEIEVNKTYKGIVRSIKDFGAFVECLPGQEGLVHISELADFRVEKVEDVCKLGDEILVKCVGVDDRGKVRLSRRAALAEAEGRPYEPRQRPEGGGRGGDRGGRGGRGRGGDRGGRGGRRDDRGGRRDDRGPRKDDNGGDRNEAPASSEA